TCGGGAACGGATTGCCGGCCGGCTAAAAGTCTGGCTAGTTACTAGCCTGATATCAGGCTATAATTCTGAGCATGAGAACGGTACCGCTCAGCGAAGCCAAGGACAAGCTGTCCGCCCTCGTGGAGGAAGCAGACACGACCCACGAGATCATCCAAATCACCAGGCACGGGCACCCATCAGCCGTGCTGATGTCCGCCGATGACTTGGAATC
This genomic interval from Arthrobacter sp. FW306-2-2C-D06B contains the following:
- a CDS encoding type II toxin-antitoxin system Phd/YefM family antitoxin → MRTVPLSEAKDKLSALVEEADTTHEIIQITRHGHPSAVLMSADDLESLQETIHWLSQPGIREDLDQARRDIAEGNTTSGADLRREFGLPPR